The Malus domestica chromosome 13, GDT2T_hap1 genome includes a window with the following:
- the LOC103452093 gene encoding serine/threonine protein phosphatase 2A 57 kDa regulatory subunit B' theta isoform-like — translation MIKNLIGKLPRKPSKSAENRESGGSSAATLNASSIGSRSGDVGNRPINSNSVPLSGLDSDSNLGYGHGSKLPQLVNSSLNSVTTSYEAFPAFRDVPNSEKHHLFVKKLNLCCVVFDFTDPTKNLREKDIKRQTLLELVDYVTSANGKFNEIIVQEVVKVVTVNLFRSFSPQPRENKVLEGFDVEEEEPLMDPAWSHLQIVYELFLRFVASPETDAKVAKKYIDQSFVLKLLDLFDSEDPREREYLKTILHRVYGKFMVHRPFIRKAINNIFFRFIFETEKHNGIAELLEVLGSIINGFALPLKEEHKLFLVQALIPLHKPRCLQMYHQQLSYCISQFVEKDCKLADTVIRGLLKYWPITNSSKEVMFLSELEETLEATQPAEFQTCMVPLFRQISRCLSSSQFQVAERALYLWNNDHIEDLIRQNRKVILPIIFPALEKNGHNHWNQVARRLTLNIRKIYSDIDPELFEECLLKFQEDEAKEEEIKAKHVATWKHLEEIAASNAVSSEAVVGRLDPTQTSPS, via the exons ATGATCAAGAATTTAATTGGTAAGCTTCCTAGGAAGCCGTCTAAGTCAGCCGAGAATCGTGAATCTGGGGGTTCATCTGCCGCTACATTGAATGCTTCCTCTATAGGTTCAAGAAGCGGTGATGTAGGGAATAGGCCAATTAATTCAAATAGCGTACCTCTTTCAGGCCTTGATTCTGATTCAAATTTAGGATATGGCCATGGAAGTAAGCTCCCTCAACTTGTCAACTCAAGTCTGAATTCTGTTACCACTTCTTATGAAGCGTTTCCAGCTTTTAGAGATGTACCAAACTCCGAGAAGCATCACTTGTTTGTGAAAAAGCTGAACTTATGTTGTGTGGTGTTTGACTTCACTGACCCAACGAAAAATCTGAGAGAAAAAGACATCAAGCGGCAGACGTTGCTAGAGCTTGTAGATTATGTTACTTCTGCAAATGGAAAGTTCAATGAAATCATAGTGCAAGAAGTTGTAAAGGTGGTGACTGTGAATTTGTTCAGGTCATTCTCTCCACAGCCCCGTGAGAATAAGGTTTTAGAAGGATTTGatgtggaggaggaggagcctTTGATGGACCCTGCATGGTCACACTTACAGATTGTGTACGAACTTTTTCTGAGGTTTGTTGCATCGCCCGAGACAGATGCAAAGGTCGCTAAGAAGTACATTGATCAGTCTTTTGTTCTCAAATTATTGGATCTCTTTGATTCTGAGGATCCTAGGGAAAGGGAGTACTTAAAAACAATTCTGCATCGTGTCTATGGAAAGTTTATGGTGCATCGCCCATTCATTAGGAAGGCGATCAACAATATatttttccgatttatttttgaaacagaAAAGCACAATGGGATTGCTGAGCTTTTAGAGGTTTTGGGCAGTATAATCAATGGATTTGCTCTTCCGCTTAAAGAAGAACACAAACTTTTCCTAGTTCAGGCTCTGATCCCCCTTCACAAACCAAGATGCTTACAAATGTACCATCAGCAGTTGTCCTACTGCATTTCACAGTTTGTCGAGAAAGATTGCAAGCTTGCAGATACTGTTATAAGAGGGCTGTTAAAGTACTGGCCAATCACAAATAGTTCAAAGGAAGTCATGTTCCTAAGTGAGCTCGAGGAAACTTTAGAAGCAACTCAGCCAGCAGAATTTCAAACATGTATGGTACCACTCTTCCGCCAAATATCTCGTTGCTTGAGCAGTTCACAATTTCAG GTGGCAGAGAGGGCCTTGTACTTGTGGAACAATGACCACATCGAGGACTTAATCAGACAAAACCGTAAAGTCATATTGCCCATTATCTTTCCTGCTTTGGAGAAGAATGGCCACAACCACTGGAACCAAGTGGCGCGGAGGTTGACGTTAAACATCCGTAAAATCTACTCTGACATTGATCCTGAGCTATTTGAGGAGTGTTTGCTCAAATTTCAAGAAGATGAAGCAAAAGAGGAGGAGATTAAAGCAAAACATGTAGCCACCTGGAAGCACTTAGAAGAGATTGCTGCTTCTAACGCTGTTAGCAGTGAAGCAGTTGTTGGCCGCTTGGACCCAACCCAGACATCTCCAAGCTAA
- the LOC103452404 gene encoding stemmadenine O-acetyltransferase-like: MQMKIEIVSEDQCKPSSPIPDHLKSYKLSLLEQIAPMFYVPVILFYSAPENIDDTTIVDKLNNSLSETLTGFYPLAGRIEGNASVDCEDGAVAFARARANIQLSEILKIPEMDLVQQLLPLDPYNIRMDKAVAAMAIQLNFFDCGGMGIVICLSHKIADGATLSSFLDAWATRSRGVFENITPSLNSANIFPPRDKQIFMPSNLIKREKFVTKRFVFDASSLAKLKVKASKGLCTDGRAPTRVEALTALICKSSMNAKIGTLGRGRPSMAISHVGYLRERMAPPLPEHSFGNIWRVAVASIMKDESKPELHDFVVQLRKVIRKIDDDCVRKLQGEDGFSHACEPLKETSELVSEGEVEFFRFSSWIRFSLYNTDFGWGKPTWACISNVPIKNVVILLSSSSGDGIEAWVTLDEEDMAKFESDHELLEFVSVAPSS, translated from the coding sequence atGCAGATGAAGATTGAGATAGTCTCTGAAGATCAATGCAAACCATCATCTCCGATTCCAGACCACCTTAAGAGCTACAAACTCTCTTTGCTAGAGCAGATAGCTCCCATGTTTTATGTGCCAGTCATTCTTTTCTACTCAGCTCCTGAAAACATTGACGATACCACCATTGTTGATAAGCTGAATAACTCTTTATCGGAAACCTTGACCGGTTTCTACCCTTTGGCCGGAAGGATTGAGGGCAATGCATCCGTGGATTGTGAAGACGGAGCTGTTGCCTTCGCAAGAGCTAGAGCTAACATTCAGCTCTCTGAGATACTAAAAATTCCAGAAATGGATTTAGTGCAACAACTTCTTCCACTTGATCCCTACAATATTAGAATGGACAAGGCAGTTGCAGCCATGGCCATTCAATTGAACTTCTTTGACTGCGGTGGCATGGGCATTGTAATCTGCCTTTCCCACAAGATCGCAGATGGTGCAACATTGTCTTCGTTCCTTGATGCTTGGGCTACAAGGTCACGCGGTGTTTTTGAAAACATCACTCCCTCCCTAAATTCAGCCAACATCTTTCCACCTAGGGACAAACAAATCTTCATGCCATCCAATTTGATCAAGAGAGAAAAGTTCGTGACAAAGAGGTTTGTGTTTGATGCATCCAGCTTGGCCAAGCTGAAAGTCAAAGCATCCAAGGGATTGTGCACGGACGGCCGTGCTCCCACTCGTGTGGAAGCTCTGACAGCCCTTATATGCAAGTCGAGCATGAACGCAAAGATTGGTACATTGGGTAGGGGCAGGCCATCAATGGCGATATCCCATGTGGGGTATTTAAGGGAACGAATGGCTCCACCTTTGCCAGAGCATTCTTTTGGTAATATCTGGCGGGTTGCTGTTGCATCCATAATGAAAGATGAAAGCAAACCAGAGTTGCATGACTTCGTGGTCCAATTAAGAAAAGTAATAAGGAAGATCGATGATGATTGTGTGAGGAAACTGCAAGGTGAAGACGGGTTTTCACATGCTTGTGAGCCTCTAAAAGAAACGAGTGAATTGGTCTCCGAAGGAGAGGTTGAGTTTTTCAGGTTCAGCAGTTGGATTAGGTTTTCCCTATACAACACTGATTTTGGATGGGGAAAACCCACCTGGGCATGCATTAGTAATGTGCCCATCAAGAATGTTGTCATACTGTTGAGTAGTAGCTCGGGTGACGGAATAGAGGCATGGGTGACCTTGGACGAAGAAGACATGGCTAAATTTGAAAGTGATCACGAGCTCCTAGAATTTGTTTCTGTGGCACCAAGCTCTTAA
- the LOC103452405 gene encoding serine/threonine-protein kinase 1-like translates to MQDKLWSIYAAGNTVPIPFLRATDISPIALLSDNVLGGMHQDNSGSVAVEALQELFTGDGQSKKGRRGQNEMPLPPCVYKRLFTSSTLMNLAQALAYHKMCYEDMPLQEMQATQEQQTIQKIFSVKMWFFVKMNSTENFLLKFPFIFHHAKAKHAQLSMIFFSS, encoded by the exons ATGCAAGATAAG CTTTGGTCCATATATGCAGCTGGTAATACAGTGCCTATTCCATTTTTGAGGGCAACCGATATATCCCCCATTGCTCTCTTATCAGACAATGTTCTTGGAGGCATGCATCAGGATAATAGTGGATCTGTAGCCGTGGAGGCACTACAGGAGCTTTTTACTGGTGATGGACAGTCTAAGAAGGGACGAAGAGGGCAAAACGAg ATGCCCCTCCCTCCATGTGTTTACAAAAGGCTCTTTACAAGTTCAACTCTAATGAATCTGGCACAAGCGTTAGCCTACCACAAGAT GTGTTACGAAGATATGCCGCTTCAAGAAATGCAAGCAACTCAGGAGCAACAGACCATTCAAaaaatttttagtgtaaaaatgtggtttttcgttaaaatgaacagtaccgaaaactttttgttaaagttccctttcaTTTTTCATCATGCCAAAGCAAAGCATGCCCAGCtttccatgatttttttttccagttaa
- the LOC108170964 gene encoding uncharacterized protein: MDKDWLTFSRPSTEYREGAQKFVQVAKEYGGNRDKIICPCIICQNQCFQLPTIVYEHLIMNGIDPSYTTWVFHGEQEPILQQHDYANVTETYQMYRDVLAEDDGTGKANLLIGDENFKQKVEEAEAPLYEDNGSIKEDALSQALGPEHRGRLRGGGYGVTPSRYNAQTYASMSNRELRDRLQNVEGKLREVFDLVLAKQQNEGNGKETNTNDAIQVSTNRPQSQGGSIDLQRTKNGVKQVTNSSYQVSRSSP, from the exons ATGGACAAAGATTGGCTAACATTTTCGAG ACCATCAACAGAATACAGAGAGGGTGCACAAAAGTTTGTACAAGTAGCTAAAGAATATGGAGGAAATCGAGATAAGATCATTTGCCCGTGTATAATATGTCAAAACCAATGTTTTCAACTACCTACGATTGTGTATGAACACTTGATTATGAATGGAATAGATCCTTCATATACTACTTGGGTGTTCCATGGTGAACAAGAACCTATTCTTCAACAACATGACTATGCCAACGTGACAGAAACATATCAGATGTATAGGGATGTCTTGGCTGAAGATGATGGAACCGGAAAAGCAAATTTGCTAATTGGAGatgagaatttcaaacaaaaggttGAAGAAGCTGAAGCTCCTTTATATGAAG ACAATGGTTCTATAAAAGAGGATGCCTTATCACAAGCACTTGGACCTGAACATCGAGGTCGACTTCGAGGAGGTGGTTACGGGGTTACACCTTCTAGATACAATGCCCAAACATATGCCAGCATGAGTAATCGAGAGCTTAGAGACCGACTACAAAATGTCGAAGGAAAATTGCGGGAAGTGTTTGATCTTGTGTTGGCTAAACAACAAAATGAG GGAAATGGTAAAGAAACTAATACCAATGATGCAATTCAAGTCTCCACAAATAGGCCTCAG TCACAGGGAGGCAGTATAGATCTCCAAAGAACTAAGAATGGTGTAAAACAGGTTACCAATTCCAGTTACCAGGTTTCCAGATCATCTCCCTAG